DNA from Pseudophryne corroboree isolate aPseCor3 chromosome 7, aPseCor3.hap2, whole genome shotgun sequence:
GTACAAAAATCCACAAGTCTTGGGTGAAATTGGGCCTTGAGGGGCAAGTTCAGTTGCCACTACCGGCATGTCTACGCCGTTACCGCAGCAACTCACCCCCCTTTGCTCCTAATTCAATTGGTAAAGGGCTGTCGTAAGTAGAGTGACGTGAATATCATAAGTGGTCTAAAGGCATCTAAACGGTACAGACTGATTACCGTTTCTGTGGGTGATGCGGGTGAATTCTCTTCATGGTCACTGTTTATTCCAGGGGGCTCTTCTATTCTTGGCAATGTGCTGCGGGTTCCTCCGGAATAGGGCTGCATTGCAGTacaaaattcaaataagggagccacaccaactgccagactGGTGATgtgtggcagtgtttggggtggcagtaggCGTGGCTCCGCTATCTGAATCTTGGActctgctgcagccccacctctggagccgtcacTGGACGGCACTCTGCGGCGGCATATCTTTATTCATTTTTTCTTGCACCCCAAAGAGGTGCACGGGAAAATGAGCAGATTCCTTACGCCGCTTTTCTTCAGGcactgcatatactgtagataTTGCTTAGATTTCCATGGCTTGCAGGAAGACACAGTGCCAAGCTCAGAACATGACTTTGCAACTTGCCCAATCATTGTGCCTGTCAAGACATCTGTAGCTGTCACCCTGCAGGACACAGTCCTCACAGCCTAGGGGGTAGAGGTGCTTGATCTATCCACCCTTTCTGTCTCCGTCTGGAATTCATTACAGTGTAGGGGGTAGGGGAGCAGGTCTGAGTAAAGGGCCTTGTTCCAACAAGTCCAGTAATGAGCAAGGTGCTCTGAGGTCACAGGCAAAGCAGACATTACAGGCAGGGTCTGTTTTCTGAGAGCTTAGTGTGAACTTGTGTATGTATTATGTGTACAGAGCCTGCCGTACATTCTTCTCTCCTTTCTGTCACTCCAATAAGCTCTGAGGTTGTTTATTCACCTAAAGTCTGTTTTCTTAAAGTACTTTTCCAAATATTCCCTGGTACTGCGGCTCTAATCCCAGCGGGGGTGATAAAGGGTCACACAGCAAGTGAATTCAAATGTGCTTGGGTTAAAAATGAATAATGGAATTTATTAAGGGGATCAGAATAAATAGAGTCAACTTGGTAGACAGCATGATACTTCTGTATTGAGAGGTAGAGCTTTAATGTGTCTTGAGTCTTGACAGTCTACGCTCAATGAAGAATACGCTGAGATCACACAGAACTTAAGGCTTTTGACCTCAGGCTGGCTGAGCATCATGTGAAACATAATTCAGGGATAGCGATCTGATTAATTTCTGCAGCAAGTAAAGCCAGGTCTGTGTTCTTCAGTTAAGGTGATTTTATTTCCTTTGACAGTAGTAGAGAAATCCTCTGTTTTTCTCATTAAAGTCTCGGATCGGTTTTATAACATCTCGACCCGTGCATCCCTTTTTTGGCATCTTCCCATTAACTATTCTCCATCAGACGATCTCATTTGTCTCTTACCGAAGATGCTCCAGCTGACCGCAGCTCACTGACCTGTACATCCAGCGAGTTGTCTAACAGCGGCAAGttctagggcagatgtattaacctggagaaggcataaggaagtgataaaccagtgatatgtgcaaggtgataaacgaaccagccaatcagctccaatatgtaaatcaacagttaggagctgattggctggtgcatttatcaccttgcatatatcactggtctatcacttccttttgccttctccaggttaatacatctgtttgATAAACTCACCAGACCTTTTTCAGGCCAATATTCACCAAGGTACGACGGCAAAGGTTTGTACAAAGCTTTAATAGTTAAAAACAGCTTTTGTGTATTAGCAAAACCACCGAAGGGAAAATATAAAAAACAGTAACATTTCAAATGGACACAtaacatatttaaaaaatatagataatacttatatagatatagatatatatataaaggtcTGTTTGAATTTCAAATACAAAGAACTGCCAGTTAAAAAAAAATGGCTTTTAAATACaataagctatagaaaaatatatatacgtgCTTTACAGGAGACGTTttatattacatatatacatacgcaGTGGCTGACATGATATAACTAGGCTGGGTTTACCCTGTGGGTTTAAGTTACCTCATTGGCTGGGAGGTCGCCAGTTATGAAATACTTGGCTTAAAGTCTTATTTGTACGGGAGTGCTCTGCCCTGTAGACACAGGAATGAAGTTGATGTCACTTTATGCAAATAGATACAGCTGTATCAGGACACCCACGTCAAAAAATTACACAAACTAGATGTGTATTAGCAACGAATAAAAATGATGCATGTATTTAGTGATGCAGCCACCAATGCGCAATCAATATTACACATGCAAGCATGTACACAGAATGACAATGTGCAATTGGATAACAATAGTATCATTATACACTTTATCAGCCAGATGGCATACATAGTGGCAAGGGTAGAAAAAAGCAACCTGGTTCTACGGGAATAAGCTACTTCTCTAGAGGTCTCACTCATTCTCCCTTCACCactccgtggggtaaatttactaaggtgggagttttttagaacaggtgatgttgcgcatagcaaccaatcagattctagataaatgttaagtagaatctgattggttgctataagcaacatcaccagttctaaaaaaaaactcccaccttagtaaatttaccactatgTGTTGTCTGAGTGATATATTGTATCTTTATTCTAATAGTATACGCTCCCTGATTATGAGTTGCACACAAGTCTGAATGCGGCCGGATTTTAGAAAACGGCTCCATCCCCCACAGCTGACATTCGGAACTTAGAGTGACTACAATTACAGCTGACATTCGGAACTTAGAGTGACTACAATTACCAGTCGCATCTTCTGCACCAATCATGCGGTAGGTGTAGTGATGCCAGCTGCTCTGGCGGCCATgtgctgggggcggagcttctccataAATGCGTCCAACTCATAATACAGTAGGACATTTGTATAAGACACCCGATCACCAGAGGCATCCAGAATTGCGACTGCATTATATGCGACTTGGAATCCGGCCCACAGTGTGCAGTCTACTCTTGCTATGTAATAGCACATTGCATTTTTTATGTACATAAATACATGTTTAGCATTGAATGCACATTGGTGCTTATTTTATTGTTTGGGTTTGTGTTACCACGTTATCTATTTGCACAGCTGTGAGTTACGCTAGACGGTGTCTATTTTAATGCGCACCTCTAACTAATGCGATAGTAATTATATACATTTGCGTGCTGCCTCCCCAGTAACCTCTTTCCTTGCACCATTTTATGGCCATTAAGTGACAGAAGTGCCATGCACTTCCTGCCAGAACATTAAGCGAGACATGACTAAGTGCCCATACCATTTAGTGCCATTAAAGCCCTATTTAGAGTACAGTTCTGTGACAGATGTTTGGAGACATCCCTGGTCACAGCAGTTATTGCTCCTGAGTCTTCATATGCTTGTGCTCTCTTGGTGATTAAAGTGTAGCTTGGTGGACCGCCAGCTGTATTAATTAGGCTGTACTCATGGGCGGAGGACTCTTCTCTCCTGCCAGCACCGGCAGAAATGACAAAGAGTCAGTTTGGTCACAGATCCGTCAGTCTATACTAACTGTGGTGAATGAAAGTGACAGCCAGCTCAGTCACTGACATGCCTCACTTTGGGGTTTGCTCTACAGCTGAATACTCTGCTTCCGAGACCTTAGAGGAGTCAATCAGCTTGGTAAGCCCAGTCTTTGAAGAGTACCGGAATATAAAAGCCTTCATTATCTCATAGCGGTAGTTCCGGTGGATGAAACTGTATAAGACTGGGTTGATGCAGCAGTGGAGGAGTGAATAGCACTGAGTAATATGAAGGCCGGCATAGAGGAAATTATCAAGTAGGCAGCTGAAGGGCAGCAACTGTAGGAAGGACAGGACGTCCACCAAGACCATGGCATGGTATGGTAACCAACAAACCATAAATACCACCACGTAAGAAACAATCAGCCTTCCGCTGATTTTTCGCTCTTGGTCTCCAGCTGAAGATGTGGAGGAGGACGATGAAGATGACAAAGTCCAAGCTAGCAGGCAATAGAAGATTGCAATGACTATGAATGGAACGATGAATCCCAACACAATGGAAAGAATTTCCATTCCTAACAGCCACTCTTTGAAGGAGTCCTCTGGGTACATGGAACGACAGTAGGTCTCATTGGTAACCGGGGAGGACACCGTTTTTAAGTAGTACGTGTCTGGGAGTGAGACTGCAAATGCAACAAGCCAGACAAGCACGCAAACCAGGCGGCGTATTATCTTCCTCTTCTGTTTACCGACAGTTCCGCGCAGCGACACCGACAAATATCGATCAACGCTCATGCAGGTGAGGAAGAAGATGCTGCTGTAGAGGTTGATGGAGAAGACCAGATGGGTCACTTTGCAGGTCATCTCGCCCATCGGCCACTGGTTATGCTGGACTAATGACACTACCCAGACCGGCAAAGTGAGAAGCACGCAGAGGTCCGCTACGGCCAAATTGAAGATGTACAGGTGGGTCTCGTAGCCAGTAGACTTGGATTGCAGGTTGAGCCAAATGACTACGGAATTGGCCAAAAGTCCCATCACAAAGATGAAGATGTAGACGATAGCAAGGGTGTATAACAGGGCACTTTTGTTCAAGGTATTGGAGCATGATACAGACTCCAGGATAATACAGTCTCCAGATGAGCAGCTGATGTTTAGATCAGAGGAGTTGATGCTCTCCATATAGTCCATAGCGGCTGCAAAGTCTGCGGCACTCATTTGTGCGGAGGGTAAGTAGGAAAACAACCTGCTGGGAGAAAAACAGAATTGACAACATTAATGAGATGAATGGATATTTCAAGGCATGAATGCAACATCAATTAACTTGACTAAAGCCATATCATATATTATCCACATACTATTAAACTATAGGTCATGTCCTTTATTTCCAGGCATAGTCCCAACAACGAAGATTTTCTAATATTACAGACAAGTgtattaagggggtacacacggagagatccatgcttaaattctaaagggccctacacatttgaagatctaactgaacgatatgaacgttctcgttcattaacgaatgagaactcattcatatcgtaggcatcaacgatgaacgatgcgcggccccgcgctcgttcattgttggtgccgcattgcttatgcatgcaggccaatctcgtccatattagcatgcactgctatggagccgggtgacgtcaCACCCCACTTCCCCCCcgcgctgccgggtcgcccgtcgaccgtatccgccgtcgggcagcttggcggcggatcgccgagtgtgtagggggcaTAAGCAATCTGACTACACTGCGTAGGAGATAAGCGCTGATCTCTCCGTGTGCAGGGTGCCAGCAACAGCGATGTGCGGTCCCAtacgtcgctatcgccggctctagatttggcaaatCTAGTGAGATCACCCCCCcagcccctcactcagcacacatcgtgctgagtgggggagagatgtgtgctgagcgttctctgctagatcgctcagcgcacatctctacccgtgtgtacggggctttaccgTTCATTGGTACATAAAATGATTTTCCTTATCTACATGGAAATTGGTGGGAGTAAATCACACAGGAAACGACACCCAGAAGTAAGGAAATAAGGAAAAGACACCCACAAATGTGCTGAGGTTAGCAAACTGTGCCTCACCAGGTGcgatggaactacaagccccagcgtgCCTTGCCCGTAAGAAGTTGTACAGTAATTGCAGTTGTGAGGCAGTTAGAGATACAGGTTACACAAGCCTGGTTTAGTTTGTCCACTTTTCCAAATAGTTCTCTTAATCCTTAAACGACCAGTTCCTAACACCCTGACTACAACAGGCTCCTACAATAGCCTTAAATCCCAGACACTCAGCAGCTAAACAGCAAAACAGACAGACACATTACAATaacaggaaagcaatgtaacaataACAGAATGACAACGCTGCATGAAAGAAAAGCTTCTTGCCATCATTTCATGTGAAACcacttacatactgtatatgtaatctATGATGAAGGTCTTAACAGTAATCAGAACGTTACTGTGTGTACTCTAGGTAAGCAAGCACTGTGTCAGTCCAAACGAAGTCAGTTCCTTCGGGAACTGTAACTAATTTCACTCCATTCCGGCAGAGACTAGATGATAAAAagatatatacagacagatatGCAGACTCTCtgcaacacttacatacacagcaaAGGCTGAATGCTGAGGTCACAATGTACCCCTATGGGATAACTCCACCTCCTCTCCACACTATACAGATGCAACTGCTAGCTAGCATCAGACCTCagctactgtgggggtcattccgagttgttcgctagcagatttcggtcgcagcgcagcgatcaggcaaaaaatcggcacttcggcgcaatgcgcacgcacgtcgtagtaTTACAAcgaacaaggtctagcgaagcttttcagtcgcactgctgtccgcagagtgattgacaggaagagggcgtttctgggtgtcaactgaccgttttcagggagtgtgcggaaaaacgcaggcgtgccagataaaaacgcaggcgtggctggggaaacgaaggcatggctgaccgaacgcagggcgtgttcgtggcgtcaaaacaggaactaaattgtctgaagtcatcgcaagcgctgagtaggtctggagctactctggcactgcacaaaattattttgtagccgctctgcgatcctttcggttgcacttctgctaagctaaaatacactcccagagggcggcaacttagcgtttgcacggctgctaaaagcagctagcgagcgatcaactcggaatgaccacctgtgtgcaCAGCATTTAATAGCACATTGGTAGGAGAGTGTACTCGGTACTACACAGTACGGCTCAGTCACAAAGGGATCTGCTGACATTATAAATGGGAGTGAGGATTAACTGAGCTCTCCTGTGCAGTGATGACATGTAACCCATGaacagggttggactgacccacaggggtacataTGTATATCTCACGGGGCCCAGACCATGTACTCTCTAACAGCTGACcaaacctctgtggcagctggccacacccctaagcatgatccccttccactgcattccccaggtgggcccgTCATGCCCCACTCCGACACTGCCCACAAAACACCCACATTTGTACCGTGCGGCTAGGAAACACCAGGGCTAATTCACACCCACATTTGTACCGTGCGGCTAGGAAACACCGGGGCTAAttcacagctacgatcagccaccctgacatgcgggtggacgcccagcacagggctagtccgccccgcatgtctggccctccccccaccACACGGGTGTAAtagcatcgcatggcggcgatgctattacacccggcgagtaagtccctacctaCGCAGCATTGCTGCACTGGTAGGTGACTTTTTGCAGCTTCCCGgctcgcagcgactgcgtgtgacatcacgcagctgccgcggcccgccccccactcatttccgggcacacctgcgtcgcccaaactgcgccctcaaaaCGGCGGCCGAACACCACCTGCCCGTCCCCTCCCCTCCaccccagtgaacgcctctgcctgtcaatcaggcagaggcgatcgctaggctgagatgctgatcgcatctctggcatgtaccTGCGCacagcggcgcatgcgcagttcagacctgatcgattcGTCTGTGTAATACAGATATCCCATTTTATCTCAATAAGCAATTATGAAAGATGACCCTTTTTTTTATTGCATGAAACTATTTCAAAGAAAATGTGCAAGATAAACAATAGCGAGTTGCTGTTTTGGGTAACCTCTCcactttgtttctctccaaggcttgatgcatctccccctatgTGAGGAGTACTTTA
Protein-coding regions in this window:
- the ACKR3 gene encoding atypical chemokine receptor 3; translation: MSAADFAAAMDYMESINSSDLNISCSSGDCIILESVSCSNTLNKSALLYTLAIVYIFIFVMGLLANSVVIWLNLQSKSTGYETHLYIFNLAVADLCVLLTLPVWVVSLVQHNQWPMGEMTCKVTHLVFSINLYSSIFFLTCMSVDRYLSVSLRGTVGKQKRKIIRRLVCVLVWLVAFAVSLPDTYYLKTVSSPVTNETYCRSMYPEDSFKEWLLGMEILSIVLGFIVPFIVIAIFYCLLAWTLSSSSSSSTSSAGDQERKISGRLIVSYVVVFMVCWLPYHAMVLVDVLSFLQLLPFSCLLDNFLYAGLHITQCYSLLHCCINPVLYSFIHRNYRYEIMKAFIFRYSSKTGLTKLIDSSKVSEAEYSAVEQTPK